AAAATCCAAGTCCTTGTCTTCTTGATAGATTCTCGCGGAAAGAACGTCACGCGTCACACCGGGATAGTCTTCGGTGATCGCTAATTTCTTTTTTAAGAGCGCGTTGAAAAGCGTGGACTTTCCGACGTTCTGTCTTCCCACGATCGAAACTACGGGAATGATTTCACCGGGTTCTTTTCGAGGAGCTTTGATCGGAACGATTTCGTCCGATTCTTCGGTTGTTTTTTTTCTGGCTTTAGCCATATAGATCCTAATTTGAACTGCCTAAGAATCGTAACGATTGGAAGATTTTAAGGCGCGTGCGATTTCTTGCTGCGCGTCTTTTTTCTGCATGTCATCCCGTTTATCGTGTATCTTCTTCGGCTTGGCGACGGCGATCTCCACTTTCACTCGAAGGTTATTCTTAAAATAAACCTTGGTGGCGACGAGAACCAAACCCTTTTCTTTTACCTGACGATCCAACTTTTCGATTTCCCTCTTATGCAGAAGAAGCTTTCGAGCTCGGATCTCCGGATGATTGGCGTAACCTCCGTTTTTATACGGAGTGATGGAAAAGTTTTCTAAAAAGATTTCGCCGTTTTTGATCTTGGCGAACGCGTCGGTAAGATTTCCTTTTTTTTCACGAAGACTTTTGACTTCGGATCCGGTCAAAACGATGCCCGCTTCGATGAATGAAATCAATTCGAAGTTGAACTTGGCCTTTTTGTTGACCAAGGGCGAATGCCCGGATTCTTCTTTTTTGTCTGCCATCTTACTTTGTTAAACCGTCTTCTTGGACGGTTTTTTATTTGCATCGATTCTAGATTCGGCGGTCCGTTGCGGATTTCAGCGCCGAAGAACGTCGAATTCCGATTAATTTCTCATGCTATGATGCGTGAGAATCAATCTGCCTAGTTCGGTCCCGATCAGGTTGGGCATATTGTAAAAATTATCCGAAGTGATCTGGATGGAATCCTGAAACAGATGTTCCGCTATGTATCGTCTTCCGAGACCGACTCCCAGAAAGACGTAGTTCCGATTCTGGTTTTTCAGAATTTCGGCGTGGAGTTTGCGGTTGTCCCGAGAATTGATTTCGTCGGAAACTTCTGCTTTGCCCCTTTGTCCCCGAAAATCGGAGATCATTACCACAATTTTCGTCTGTGCCTCTGGCGAAAAGTACGATTCTACTTTTTCGAGAAGTTGATACTCTTCTACGGAGTCTCCTTGCCAGTCGGTTCGCAGATAATTGAACATTTCCTCTTCTTTGGCGTCGTCGTAATCTTCGTCGAGGCGTTTGATCGGAACGAGGTCGATGCGATCCTTCTTATTGTTTCGATCCGAGTAAGCGTGAATCGAAAAATCCACCTCGTGTTCTTTGAGAATATAAGCGGAAGAAAGCATCGCCGAAATCACAGCGACCGCGTATTCAAAGTTGAAGATCCTTCTCGACTTGGAGACGAGAAACGCTACTTCCACACCTTTGAGTTTTTCTTCGTTCTTATCGATGATCGTACGATCGAAAACTTTCGAGTCTCCTCTTCCGGATAAGAATGAAATATATTTCCGAGTATCGATACGATTTCCTTCGTTTCGATACATTCTCGTGATGTCGATCTCGGGATCAAAGAGACGATCGAGATTGAGTTCGATGTCTTCCAAACTCTGACCGAATACTTCTTTGAATTCTTTTAAAGAAACTTGGATCGTGTAGTCCCAGAGGATCTTACGTTTGGCAAGAAATTGTTTATAGAGTTCTTCGGTGCGATAACCCCAGGCTCCGCCTCCGCCCGCGGGTTCTCCTTGGCCTTTGTTGCCTCGAGTGTCCTGACCATACCAAGCGTCGGCGCCTTCCTTCATCTGACCTCCCGTTTCGGGAGTGTCGATTTCGATTCCACGTTTGAGTGGATTGCCCGAGTTGAGAAGTTTCGCCTTTCCGGTTAACGCTTCTCTTTTATGAAGTTCGGGATTCCACCAACGTTTTTTTTCAATGTCGGTGGCCGTTGTTAGAGTTTTTTTTTTCTTATCCTCAAGAACCTTGAAGAAATCGGACTCTACTTCGATGCCTGACATTTGGAAATCTAAGATTTTTTCGAGTTCCTGTCTTTCCTTCGGATCTGCGATCTGATTTGTATAAGCGATCTTTCCGCCTCGCACCGCGGTTTCTTTCAAGCCGGCTTCTCCCGTTTTTTCATCCGCGTAACGAAGAATATGATCCTTCCAAAAAAGAAGATTGGAAAGACCGAACAGATACGGCAATAAATTCGCGGAACCGATCGTTCTCTTTTTTGCGAGATCGCGGATCTTTGTGTGAAAGGTCACCATCTTCGAAATCAGACTGCTTCCCGGAAGATAAAAGGAAAGAATTTCGGTTAACGTGGATTCGTCTTCGAGATCCGGAAACAAGACGCTCGTAAAACGATTTCGAAACGCGCGGGAAATCGTAGCGGTCGATTTTGACTTTCTAAAAAGTTTGAGAGCGAAGATGCGGGAATCTCCGGTCAACTGAATCGGTTCGCTTCTTCCCGCTTCGGGAGGAAGTGTGAGGGATCTCGCGTCGTCCGTGAGCATATTCAATTTTTCTACTAGTTCGGCTCCGGCCGCTTCCAGGTTTGTGATGAGAATGTTTCCGCCTTCTCGGATTCCACGAGTGAGAGGACCGTCCACCCAATCCACCTTGGAACCGCTGATCGGTTTCAAAGCTCCGATGATATCCGAAGTATGAATTCCCTTACACAAACTCACGGTCTCCAGAGGAAGACCCGAAATTTCGGTGAAGAGCGGAAGAAGAATCTGAGGATCCTGTTCTTCCGAATATTCGATCAAAACGTTTTCCTGAAACTGAACCGCGGTAAAAATCTTTTCGGAAAATTCACGAAGTTTCAGAGGAAGAGGAACGCTGCTCAAAAGATTCTTCGCTTTGTTTTCATCCACAACCGGAAAAGCCTTATCGTTACAATATAAAAATCCTTTGTGAACTTGAAAGCTCGGTTCCGGAAGTTCGGGAGTCATCTTCAGGCCGGTTTCGCTTAACAAAAGTTCGACTTGAAGGTCTCTGTCTTCTTTTTTACGGAACGGCTCCACATAAAAATTCCAGAACTCACGAAACTGAAGTTCGCTCGTTTCGGCCTTTAAACCGAGAATACGATTACAAAGTTTTTTGAGATTTCGAATGTTGAAGTGATACTTTTCCAGATCTCCCTTACCGAGTTTTCCAGTGATCACACGATTCTCCGTTTCCAAAGAAATACGGATGCAGGATTGAAGAAGCGATTCGCTCAAGGCAGGATAGAGTTTTTTAAGAATAAAAAGAATTTCATCGGGAGTATGAGGATCGATAAAGACGACGGAGAAGAATCGAGTGATGTCGAAAGGAAGAGGTTTTCTTCCTTCAAAACCTTCGGACGGGTTCTGGGTTCCGATAAAATTAAAACCTTCACCGCAGGAAATTCTCGAGCCGTCTCCTTCGATTAACTCTAAATAGGCGGACTCGTAAACGGTGGAAAATCGTTTGATGATATGTGGAGGACAGAGATTCATCTCGTCGGCCACAAAACTCTGACCCGAACGTATCGCAGCCGTAAGAGGACCGTCCGACCAAGCAAAACCTTGACCGTCCATGAGGATTCGATACGAACCGATCAGATCTTCCGGAAGCGTATCCTCGTTAAAACTAAAACGAGAAGTCGGATGTTTTCTCATGAAGTTAATATAATAGATGAGCGCGTTCTTTCCCACACCGGCGTCTCCCACGAGGAGCACGGGTTTTCCTTCCAGAAGAGGATAGAGAATATTGGATAGATTGCGAACGGTGGAATCGGTCTCAACGAGATCGGATCCAAGACTTCCTGTGTTGATTCCCGATTTAGAAACGGGAACATTCAGACCGGCGATTTTTACGGTTTCCATGACTCAAAGTTTATCAGGTAGAATCCTCTGGCAACCTGAATTCCCGAATTTATATTTTGAACGATTTGAATTGTTTGACTATCAAATCAACTTTTCGAGATGATTCTTTTGAGAAGACCGTTTTGCGGTAGTTCTCTCCGATAGAGATTTCAAAAAGGATCTAGTATGAGTCAGAATACGTTAGAATATGTTTTAGCAAATCGAATCCAAGGTCTGGACACTTCCGCAATCCGCAAAGCGTTCGAACTCGCAGGAAGTTTAAAAAATCCGATCAACTTGTCCATAGGTCAGCCTCATTTCCCTTGTCCCGCAAATATCATAGAAGCCGGATGTAAGGCCCTCAAAGACGGAAAGACCGCTTACACTCTTACCGGTGGAATTCCGGAACTTCGTTCCGCGCTTGCAGAAAAATACAAGACGACTAACGGTATCTCCTACGCGACGCCCGAAAGAATTTTGGTCACTTCCGGAATCAGCTCCGCATTCTTACTTTTATTCAACGCATTGTTAAACGAAGGAGACGAATGTCTCGTAGTAACTCCTCACTTTTTGATGTATCCCGCGTATATCAAGATCTACGGAGGAAAGATGAACACGGTGCATCAATCCTTCGAACCGGAAGATCTAAAGGATTTCTCCAATAAAAAATTGAAGATCATCATCTATTCTTCTCCTTCCAATCCTACCGGTAAAATTCTTTCCAGAAAACAATTGGAAGCACTTGCTGAACTCGCCGAGAAGACCGGAGCCTATTTGATTTCGGATGAGATCTACGAACTTTTTGACTATGATAAGAAGTTTATTTCAGCGGGTTCTTTTTACGAGAAGACAATCACTCTTTCCGGTTTTTCCAAAACTTACAGTATGACTGGACTCCGTCTGTCCTCCATTCTCGCGCCGGAACCCATTACAAAAGCATTAACTACTCTGCAACAATACACGATCGTCTGCGCTCCTTCGGTCACTCAGTGGATGGGACTCGAGGCCCTCAAAACGGATATGAGCTCCTACATCGCGGACTACAAAGAAAAAAGGGACTTTGTCTACGATTCATTGAAAGATCACTACGAAGTGGAGAAAAGCGAAGGCGCATTCTACTTCTTTATCAAGATCAAAGAAAAGGACGATGATTTTATCCTAAGAGCCATCAAAGAGAAGGAATTGATCTTGGTTCCGGGTTATATCTTTGCCGATTCTAAAAATTACATTCGGATCAGCTTTGCTTCCGAATGGGATAATTTGAAGAAGGGAATTTCCGCGCTTGTCGCACTCGCTTGATCCGTTAAACTTCTGGATCTTTTTGGGATTCGGAAGTTTGGGCGCGGCTTCCTTGGGAAGTTTTTACGTGACCCTCGGTTATCGAATCTTAGAATACTATTACGGTAAAAAAAGAAAGTCCCTTTCTTTTCGAGAGAAGTGGAAACAGATTTTTACTTCTCCGAGCGCCTGCGATCACTGCGGAAAGGAAATCCGTTATCCGGAACTTCTTCCCGTGGTTGGATATCTGATCACAAAAGGAAAATGCAAAGAATGTAAAAAGCCGATCCGTGTGATCTTTCCTCTGGTTGAATTTTCTTTTTTTTCTATCTTTGTTTTTTGTTTTCTTCTTACCCAAAATCCCGCTTTCAGTTTTGTTTTTTTGTTTTTATGCGGGCATCTTTTGATTTCCTGTCTGACCGATGCGTATCATTTCTCTTTGGACTATGAAAATCTTCCCTGGATTTTATTCTTCGGTTTGACCGCAGTTTATCTTTTGAACGGCAAACTCCCCGGCTGGAACGAACTCTTTGTCTTCGGAGGTTTTTTCGCCGCGTTTCTGATCTTGTTTCTTTTCTTTCCGGGCGGAATCGGTTTTGGAGACGTTCTCTTTGCACCGGTTCTTGCGATGATCGCCGGTCATCCTTGGTGGATGTTTTTTTTAAACGCCTCTTATATTCCTGCGGTTTTGTTTACGGTCGCGCTTCGAAAAAAAGGGGAAAGCCTTCGTAGAACTCCGATTCCGATGGGTTTGTATTTTGGCCTGGGAACAGTTCTTACTTTTTTTGGTAAGATCCTTTTTGAATCCGAGCTCCTTTCGATTCCGATCTTTTCCGATCTTTTGGATCAAAACCCGCAATAAAAAATCGAAGAACTTTCGAAGGACCGGTGGGAAGTTTTTATAAAACGGGAATGCCGGGTTTCAAATTAGCATATTTTTATTTTAGAATATTCTAATTTAAGAATCTACCTCATCTATCTTTTCCTGAGACGGTTTCTATTTTGAGTGAAAACTTTTGTTCCAATCCAACAAAAATGAGGATTCTTCTTTGCTTCAATCTTTTGAGAACCGAATCTCTCTGTGATTTGAGCAACTTTCTATCCGAAAGCCTGAGGAGAGCATTGGAACGATAAGGACCTTTGTCGTAGTTCCGACGAGAGGAATTTTACTTGCAAGAAGCGCGATTTTGTGATAGAGGAAAAGTCACACGAGTTTTCCCACGAGCCCGCCTCCTCCACCCAATCAGGGTGGGGCCGCGCGAGTTTCACGGAGGGACCTTTGTCGTACTTCCGACGAGAGGAATTTTACTTGCAAGAAGCGCGATTTTGTGATAGAGGAAAGTCGCACGAGTTTTCCCACGAGCCCGCCTCCTCCACCCATTCAGGGCGGGGCCGCGCGAGTTTCACAGAGGACCTTTGTCGTAGTTCCGACGAAAGGAATTTTATTTGCAAGAAGCGCGATTCTGTGATAGAGGAAAGTCGCACGAGTTTTCCCACGAGCCCGCCTCCTCCACCCATTCAGGGTGGGGCCGCGCGAGTTTCACGGAAGGACCTTTGTCGTAGTTCCGACAGACCAATCTTTACGGTCTGGATTTTATCCAAAACGAACTGGAAGTCCGACTGAATGCAAAACCTTTTTCTAAAAAAGAACTTTGTCGGAACAACAAGCCCAAGCCGATTAGATCGGATAAAAAAAGAGTCCGCAAAAAAAGAGGATCAACCAAAAACCCGTCTCGATCGTTTCGCTGAGAGGTTGGATTCTTCTAATTCCTCCGTAAGCGTGAACGATCACCATCAAACCAAAACATCCGAGAAGAATGTTAAAATAAAACGGCTGCACCGCGCGATTTCCGGCGGCGACAAAACCCATATAACAAAGGACGCACATCACGCTCGCAAGACAACGTCCGTAATAAATGGACAAGTTGCCTTGATCTGGAATCTCCCATCCTAAAACCGCGGCCCAACGAAGAGGCACTAAAAACATAGGAAGCGCGAACACAAAAAAAGTCGCGGCCACGAGCACATATAAGAATAAACTGGATTCACTTCCCCAGATTCCGATCATAACTTTTCCTCCACAAAAAATTCAGATTCATTCAAAGCCGAAAACATACCTTAACTCGGAGAAATTTTCGACTCGCACGAAATCGATTTCGATTCGCGGTGCCGAATAACGCACAAATTATACATTTATGTCATATTATTCACTTCATTGACTCATATTTTCGTAAAGAAAAATACTTTTGATGAAAATAAAATATTTCTTCGAGAATGAATTTCGCATTTCAAAAACACTCTCTAACTTACGTTTTCTTAGAAAGAGAACGCAAAGCAAGCTCCTGATAAATAAATCAGAGTGAATTTCAAAACTCTTACTTATAATTTAGAGTTCGATTGTGTCTTTGGGAAATGCTTCGACCGAACCCGAGGAAAGGTTACTTTTTTCTAATATGATTTTGGAAATTGCAGAGAATGGATCTGTTTTTGTTCTTATTTTTTTTGTAAGAATTTTTAAGATCTTTTGTAACTTTTTAGAATCGTTTGCGTATGGAAAGAATGGTTTAAAAAATTCTGAAATTTTGTTTGGTGGACGGTAAACCGGCCAAGACGATATTTTAGAAAGCGGGAAAGTTTTCGCCTCCTAAAATGAGGAAACGAAAACACATTCAAAATTTGGAATGATTTTAGAAATTTCTTTATTCAAAAATAAACAACCCTCAGATCCACGCCGCCGTGAGTCACGTGGATCGTATCGGTCTTGATTCCCATATTACGATTGAGAATGGACCAAGAATCTTCGTCAGGACAAAGAATCAATCCGCTGATTTCCACGGGGAGTTCCCACCAGAGTTTAAGTTTTTCACCCAACTTTTTGTAGAACGCGTTAGTCGCACCAGCCTCCATTCTTAATCCGTAAGGAGGATTGAGGGGCATCCAGATTCGTTTCGGCTTCCCGACGCTTTCCCAGATATCTTTTGGAGAACCAGTGAAAAAATCTCCCTGCCACTCCTGCATCGAAACCAAATCCAGAATTTCAGATTCCTTTAGAAAAGCTTGATATTGATCCATTCTCTTCTTCGTGTATTGAAACGTTTCTTCGTTCAGTTCGTTCCACCAGACCGCGATCGGATTTTTGCCCGGAGGTTTTAGAGTTTTCTTTTTTAGAAAGTCCCAAGTGGATTCAGGAAATTCTCCCATATCTTGAAACAAAAAAGTTCTCTGATAATGAGGAAAGCCGACTCCAAAAATAGAATCCACCGATTCTCTGATAAGGGTTCCAGTTCCTGCAAAAGGAACAAAAACAGCATCCGGGTTCGGAAGAATCTTGTGCATTCTCTGAATCAAAAATCTCGCGAGGTCTTCCCGGATCGGAGCCGACTTAGAAAGAGGTTTGAACTTTCCTCTTTGATTGAGAGGTTCTCCGGCGAGACTTACGTTCATCACGATTTCGTCGTCCATGATCATCGCGCTGAGTTCGGTCGTCCTTTTTCCGTTAGTCGGATTGGTATGTTCCGTTTCCCAGAGCCTTCTTAGATCTTCCGGAGTCCATTCGGTTGCGCCCTTGACCTGAGGATGGAACTGAAGATCCCAATCCGACGGAAGAACTTCCGACTTACGAAGAGAGTTTTCGAATTCTTTAAAATCAAAAGACCGTTTTAAGGGATACATCCCCAAGTTGAGTCTAAAATCCCGAACCCAAGGAATTCTTACCAAAAGTTCGAGAGCCTGACGGAAGTTCGCATTCTCGAGCAGAATCTTCCCGGGTAGAACTTTGAGAAACGGCGTAGACATTTTCGGAAGATAAGAATCGCTGATGATCCTCTTCGCCGTTTGTTCGGTTTCCTTCGCGGATCCCGTGGGGAGCAGATATTCCCATCTCCTCAGCTGGCCCGACTTAAATTTAGGAAACTTCCATAGCATGGTAGTAGAATTTAATATCGCTTCCGTACGGCCTATCTCAAAACTTTCTCAAATTCAAATAATCAGCGTCCTACTTTCGAAGCCTTCTGGATTGCCTCCCATTCCTTGCCGGAGACGATTCTTCCATCCACGAGATGGATCTGTCTTTTGGTCCTTGCAGCAAAATCCGGATCGTGTGTTACCACGACGATCGTGGTTTTTCTCTCCTC
This is a stretch of genomic DNA from Leptospira tipperaryensis. It encodes these proteins:
- a CDS encoding prepilin peptidase, giving the protein MSHSLDPLNFWIFLGFGSLGAASLGSFYVTLGYRILEYYYGKKRKSLSFREKWKQIFTSPSACDHCGKEIRYPELLPVVGYLITKGKCKECKKPIRVIFPLVEFSFFSIFVFCFLLTQNPAFSFVFLFLCGHLLISCLTDAYHFSLDYENLPWILFFGLTAVYLLNGKLPGWNELFVFGGFFAAFLILFLFFPGGIGFGDVLFAPVLAMIAGHPWWMFFLNASYIPAVLFTVALRKKGESLRRTPIPMGLYFGLGTVLTFFGKILFESELLSIPIFSDLLDQNPQ
- a CDS encoding pyridoxal phosphate-dependent aminotransferase, yielding MSQNTLEYVLANRIQGLDTSAIRKAFELAGSLKNPINLSIGQPHFPCPANIIEAGCKALKDGKTAYTLTGGIPELRSALAEKYKTTNGISYATPERILVTSGISSAFLLLFNALLNEGDECLVVTPHFLMYPAYIKIYGGKMNTVHQSFEPEDLKDFSNKKLKIIIYSSPSNPTGKILSRKQLEALAELAEKTGAYLISDEIYELFDYDKKFISAGSFYEKTITLSGFSKTYSMTGLRLSSILAPEPITKALTTLQQYTIVCAPSVTQWMGLEALKTDMSSYIADYKEKRDFVYDSLKDHYEVEKSEGAFYFFIKIKEKDDDFILRAIKEKELILVPGYIFADSKNYIRISFASEWDNLKKGISALVALA
- the smpB gene encoding SsrA-binding protein: MADKKEESGHSPLVNKKAKFNFELISFIEAGIVLTGSEVKSLREKKGNLTDAFAKIKNGEIFLENFSITPYKNGGYANHPEIRARKLLLHKREIEKLDRQVKEKGLVLVATKVYFKNNLRVKVEIAVAKPKKIHDKRDDMQKKDAQQEIARALKSSNRYDS
- a CDS encoding AAA family ATPase, which codes for METVKIAGLNVPVSKSGINTGSLGSDLVETDSTVRNLSNILYPLLEGKPVLLVGDAGVGKNALIYYINFMRKHPTSRFSFNEDTLPEDLIGSYRILMDGQGFAWSDGPLTAAIRSGQSFVADEMNLCPPHIIKRFSTVYESAYLELIEGDGSRISCGEGFNFIGTQNPSEGFEGRKPLPFDITRFFSVVFIDPHTPDEILFILKKLYPALSESLLQSCIRISLETENRVITGKLGKGDLEKYHFNIRNLKKLCNRILGLKAETSELQFREFWNFYVEPFRKKEDRDLQVELLLSETGLKMTPELPEPSFQVHKGFLYCNDKAFPVVDENKAKNLLSSVPLPLKLREFSEKIFTAVQFQENVLIEYSEEQDPQILLPLFTEISGLPLETVSLCKGIHTSDIIGALKPISGSKVDWVDGPLTRGIREGGNILITNLEAAGAELVEKLNMLTDDARSLTLPPEAGRSEPIQLTGDSRIFALKLFRKSKSTATISRAFRNRFTSVLFPDLEDESTLTEILSFYLPGSSLISKMVTFHTKIRDLAKKRTIGSANLLPYLFGLSNLLFWKDHILRYADEKTGEAGLKETAVRGGKIAYTNQIADPKERQELEKILDFQMSGIEVESDFFKVLEDKKKKTLTTATDIEKKRWWNPELHKREALTGKAKLLNSGNPLKRGIEIDTPETGGQMKEGADAWYGQDTRGNKGQGEPAGGGGAWGYRTEELYKQFLAKRKILWDYTIQVSLKEFKEVFGQSLEDIELNLDRLFDPEIDITRMYRNEGNRIDTRKYISFLSGRGDSKVFDRTIIDKNEEKLKGVEVAFLVSKSRRIFNFEYAVAVISAMLSSAYILKEHEVDFSIHAYSDRNNKKDRIDLVPIKRLDEDYDDAKEEEMFNYLRTDWQGDSVEEYQLLEKVESYFSPEAQTKIVVMISDFRGQRGKAEVSDEINSRDNRKLHAEILKNQNRNYVFLGVGLGRRYIAEHLFQDSIQITSDNFYNMPNLIGTELGRLILTHHSMRN